In Miscanthus floridulus cultivar M001 chromosome 5, ASM1932011v1, whole genome shotgun sequence, one genomic interval encodes:
- the LOC136452079 gene encoding uncharacterized protein, with translation MERRRKAMWLYPKVVGFNPPERWGHSACFFEGVVYVFGGCCGGLHFGDVLMLNVETMAWSSLATTGQRPGTRDSHGAALVGHRMLVFGGTNGGKKVNELHVLDLRTREWTRPQCKGAPPSPRESHTVTVVGGDRLVVFGGSGEGEGNYLSDVHVLDVPTMTWSTPEVKAAARAPPAPRDSHSAVAVGGRLFVFGGDCGDRYHGEVDVLDVDTMAWSRFPVKGASPGVRAGHAAMSVGSKVYIVGGVGDKQYYSDVWVLDVTNRSWSQLEVCGQQPQGRFSHTAVVMNTDIAIYGGCGEDERPLNELLILQFGSEHPNGRYNISMCKVLSNHWSQEKRKFLRSETKDASVSNGEMVQKPREAEIEQRNPFLRGLENGRTKRRKTGEVRPNEPESEQEEHSLSLSQHSSPSQSDQEQNGAHKLSASPNTSISGLQPFVRLKANGALRSPGPGGISSRPLKTDQFLRSIAPQHRQEVQFLSSDHKPQPRPPGPPLIGAEVHGTIDGAFDSGYLMTAVVNGQLFRGVLFAPGPGVTAPRPTIHHQILTSSAVPPQQRPLLAHGIPVHARPVPQATGFVLPDCAHHARQGFPAKAVKSEPERGSSDLHDVVLTLGGPGGGK, from the exons ATGGAGCGGCGGAGGAAGGCAATGTGGCTGTACCCCAAGGTGGTCGGCTTCAACCCGCCGGAGAGGTGGGGCCACTCCGCCTGCTTCTTCGAAGGGGTCGTCTACGTCTTCGGG GGATGCTGCGGTGGCCTGCACTTCGGCGACGTGCTGATGCTCAACGTGGAgaccatggcgtggagctccctGGCCACGACGGGGCAGCGCCCGGGCACGCGGGACAGCCACGGTGCCGCGCTGGTGGGCCACCGGATGCTCGTCTTCGGGGGCACCAACGGCGGCAAGAAGGTGAACGAGCTGCACGTGCTGGACCTGCGCACCAGGGAGTGGACCCGCCCGCAGTGCAAGggcgcgccgccgtcgccgcgggaGAGCCACACCGTCACCGTCGTCGGGGGCGACCGCCTCGTCGTCTTCGGCGGGAGCGGGGAAGGGGAGGGCAACTACCTCAGCGACGTGCACGTGCTGGACGTGCCCACCATGACGTGGTCCACGCCGGAGGTCAAGGCCGCCGCCCGCGCGCCGCCCGCACCCAGGGACAGCCACAGCGCCGTGGCTGTCGGCGGCAGGCTCTTCGTCTTCGGCGGGGACTGCGGCGACCGGTACCACGGCGAGGTGGACGTGCTCGACGTCGACACCATGGCGTGGTCAAGG TTTCCGGTAAAGGGTGCATCGCCTGGCGTCAGAGCAGGTCATGCAGCTATGAGTGTTGGGTCTAAG GTCTATATTGTTGGAGGAGTTGGTGACAAGCAATACTACAGCGATGTCTGGGTTCTTGATGTCACAAACCGTTCGTGGAGTCAGCTTGAGGTATGCGGGCAGCAACCCCAGGGAAGGTTTTCTCATACTGCAGTAGTCATGAATACTGACATTGCAATCTATGGAGG ATGTGGCGAAGATGAGCGTCCCCTGAATGAGCTTCTCATTCTGCAATTTGGCTCTGAGCATCCAAATGGCCGTTACAACATTTCAATGTGCAAGGTTCTTAGCAACCATTGGAGCCAAGAGAAGAGGAAATTCCTCAGATCAGAAACT AAAGATGCCAGTGTGAGCAATGGAGAAATGGTTCAGAAACCTCGAGAAGCAGAAATCGAGCAAAGAAATCCGTTCCTGCGTGGCCTAG AGAATGGCCGTACGAAACGAAGGAAAACCGGTGAAGTTCGCCCGAATGAGCCTGAGTCAGAGCAAGAGGAGCACTCACTGTCTCTTTCACAACATTCCTCGCCGTCACAGTCAGATCAAGAGCAGAATGGAGCTCACAAACTTTCGGCCTCCCCCAACACATCGATTTCAGGCCTGCAACCATTTGTTCGTCTCAAGGCTAATGGCGCTCTGAGGTCTCCTGGACCTGGAGGCATTTCCTCAAGGCCTCTGAAGACAGACCAGTTTCTCCGCAGCATCGCACCACAGCATCGGCAGGAAGTGCAGTTCCTTTCCTCCGATCATAAGCCTCAGCCCCGGCCTCCAGGCCCACCCCTT ATTGGCGCCGAGGTTCATGGGACGATTGATGGAGCTTTCGATTCTGGGTACCTCATGACCGCCGTCGTGAATGGGCAGCTCTTCAGAGGTGTTCTATTTGCTCCT GGACCTGGAGTTACAGCGCCGAGACCGACAATTCATCACCAGATCCTGACGAGCTCAGCCGTGCCTCCCCAGCAACGGCCACTGCTGGCGCACGGCATCCCTGTCCACGCCCGCCCGGTGCCGCAGGCCACGGGCTTCGTGCTGCCGGACTGTGCCCACCACGCGCGGCAAGGGTTCCCGGCAAAGGCCGTCAAGTCCGAGCCGGAGCGAGGCAGCAGCGACCTGCACGATGTTGTGCTCACGCTGGGAGGGCCTGGAGGGGGCAAGTGA